The Phormidium yuhuli AB48 DNA window ACGCACTCGTTTATATTTGCCGCAGTGACATTCCCAGTCCTTAGCAGGGCCAAAAATGCGCTCACAGAACAAACCATCCATTTCCGGTTTCAGGGTGCGGTAGTTGATGGTTTCGGGTTTGGTGACTTCACCGACGACCTGGCCGTTGGGAAGGGTGCGTTCTCCCCAACCCCGAATCCGCTCCGGGGAGGCGATGGCGATTTTGACGTAATCAAAGCGCTGTTCGACTTTTGGCATCGTTTTGGGTACTCCGAAGGTTCTCTAGTCTGTGGGATGAGGGGGGATAGTCACCTCCGCTGATGGCTCAAGCCCCCATTGAGGAGGATGAGGACAGCGGAGGTGGAGTGGGGTTTGGCAGAGGATTAATCCTCGTCGTCTCCTCCTTTGGCCATGGATTCGTAGGTGGGACGGTTGGGGGCGCGACGGCTGGAGACGTCGGACATTAAATCGACTTCAGCGTCAAGGCTATTGCCATCTTCATCGGCGCCGACTTTATGAACAGCAATGTCCAAGCAGAGGGATTGGAGTTCCCGCATCAGCACTTTGAAGGATTCTGGGGTTCCGGGCCGGGGAATGGCTTTACCTTTAACGATCGCATTCAAGGCTTCATTGCGTCCCTGCATATCGTCGGATTTGACGGTGAGCAGTTCTTGCAGGGTATAGGCGGCCCCGAAGGCTTCGAGGGCCCAAACTTCCATTTCCCCAAATCGCTGTCCGCCTTGTTGGGCTTTCCCGCCGAGGGGCTGCTGGGTGACCAAGGAGTAGGGTCCCGTGGAACGGGCGTGAATCTTGTCATCGACCAGGTGAACCAGTTTGAGCATATAGGCTTTGCCCACGGTCACCGGCTGGTCGAAGGGGTCCCCCGTCCGTCCGTCATAGACCTGAATTTTACCGGCATTGTCCGGGTCATAGACCCAATCTTTACCGGTTTTATCCCGGGCCTGTTGCAGCTTGCGGTTGACGGTTTGCCGCGATTGGTCGGTTCCGTGCATTTCGTCGAAGGGAACCATTTTGAAGCGGGCGTTGAGGTTATCCCCGGCCCAGGCCAACATACATTCAAAGATTTGTCCCACGTTCATCCGCGAGGGAACCCCCAGAGGACTCAAGACGATATCCAGGGGTGTTCCATCGGGGAGATAGGGCATATCTTCCTGGGGCAGAATCCGGGAAATAATCCCTTTATTGCCGTGGCGACCGGCCATTTTGTCCCCGACTTGGATTTTCCGTTTCAGGGCCACATAGACGCGCACCACCATGTTGGCACCGGGGGGCAGTTCGTCGCCCTGTTCCCGAGTAAACACCCGCACATCGACGACACGACCTTTTTCACCGTTGGGAACTCGCAGGGAGTTATCCCGTACATCCCGGGCTTTCTCACCGAAAATGGCTCGCAGCAGTTTTTCTTCGGGGGGTTGGTCGGATTCTCCTTTGGGGGTGACTTTCCCGACCAGGATTTCTCCGGATTCGACCCAAGCCCCAATGCGGATAATGCCGCTTTCGTCAAGGTGTCGTAATGAATCTTCACCAACGTTGGGGATTTCGCGAGTGATTTCTTCGGGGCCGAGTTTGGTTTGGCGGGCTTCGATTTCGTATTTCTCGATGTGGATACTGGTATAGACATCATCCATCACCAGGCGCTCACTGATGAGGATGGAGTCCTCATAGTTGTAGCCTTCCCAGGGCATATAGGCCACGAGGATGTTTTGCCCGAGGGCCAGTTCTCCCCCTTCGGTGGCGCTTCCGTCCGCTAGGACTTGTCCGGCTTCGACTTCGTCCCCTTCAAAGACGATGGGGCGTTGGTTGAGGCAGGTGTCTTGGTTGGAGCGTTGGTATTTTTGCAGTTCGTACTCGATAATCTCCGGTAAGCCATTGCTGTCAGCGTCTTCGACGGTGGGACGCACCAAAATCCGCTCGGAATCGACGTAGGTGACGACTCCGGGGGTGCGGCTGACGATGACCATGCCGGAATCTCGGGCGGCTTGGGCTTCAAGTCCGGTTCCGACCAGGGGTCGTTCTGGGCGCAAGAGGGGAACCGCTTGACGCTGCATGTTCGACCCCATGAGGGCGCGGTTGGCGTCGTCATGCTCAATGAAGGGAATCAAGGAGGTGGCGACGGAGATAATTTGCACTGGGGAGACGGCCACGAAGTCCACTTGGTCGGGGGTGGTGGTGGTGAAGTCCTGACGGTAGCGCACGGGAACCTGATCCCCTTGGATGTAGCCTTCGGGGTTGATGGGGATATCGCCGGGGGCGACGCGCAGGTCGTCTTCTTCGTCGGCGGTCATGTAAATGGGGGCGTTCTCCCGCATGACGCGACCGTTTTCGACCCGGTAGTAGGGGGTTTCGATGAAGCCGTAGCTACTGACGCGGGCGTGGGTGGCGAGGGAGCCGATGAGTCCGGCGTTGGGACCTTCAGGGGTCTCGATGGGACAGATGCGTCCGTAGTGGGAGGGGTGAATGTCCCGCACGGCGAATCCGGCCCGCTCCCGAGTCAGTCCACCGGGCCCGAGGGCGGAAATCCGACGTTTGTGGGTCAACTCCGCTAGGGGGTTGGTCTGGTCCATAAACTGGGAGAGTTGGCTGGAGCCGAAGAACTCTTTGATGGCCGCGACGAGGGGTTTGGGGTTGACGAGGGAGGCGGGGGTGAGGGTGTCGGCGTCGGAGACGGTCATGCGCTCTTTGATAATCCGTTCGAGACGGTTGAGGCCGACGCGGACTTGGTTTTGCAGCAGTTCGCCGACGGAACGGACGCGACGATTCCCGAGGTGGTCGATGTCGTCGATTTGCCCCATGTCAAATTCAAGGTTGATGAGGTAATCGACGGCGGCGAGGATGTCGTCGGAGGTGAGGACGCGGGTGCTGTCGGGGACGTTGAGGCGCAGTTTTTTGTTCAGTTTGTAGCGCCCGACGCGGCCGAGGTCGTAGCGTTTTGGGTCGAAGAAGCGGGACTCTAGCAAGGACAAGCCCCCGGAGACGGTGGGGGGTTCGCCGGGTCGCAGTTTGCGGTAGAGTTCCATGAGGGCATCTTCTTCGCTGAATTGCCCTTCTTTTTCGATGGTTTTTTCGAAGAAGTCGTAGTGACGGATGCGATCGCTAATCTCGGCGTCGGAGAGTCCTAGGGCTTTGAGCAGGACTTGGGCGGAGAGTTTGCGGGTTTTGTCGATGCGCACCCAGACGAGGCCGTTACGGTCGGTTTCAAATTTCAGCCAGGCGCCTCGGTTGGGAATGAGGGAGGCGTTGTAGGTACGACGACCGTTTTTGTCGACGTCGGATTTGTAGTAGACGCCGGGCGATCGCACGATTTGGTTGACGATGACTCGTTCAGCACCGTTAATGATGAAGGTTCCCCGTTCGGTCATCAGGGGCAAATCGCCGATGAAGACTTCTTGTTCTTTGATTTCTCCGGTTTCTTTGTTAATCAGCCGGGTGGGAACGTACATCTGTACGGCGTAGCTACTATCCCGCCGTTTGGACTCATCAACGCTATATTTGGGTTCTTTAAGTTTGTAGTTACGACCGATAAAGTGAAGTTCTAGCTTTCCGGTATAGTCGGTAATGGGGGAAAAACTGTTGAGTTCTTCGATGAGTCCTTCTTCGAGAAACCAGCGAAAGCTCGATCGCTGGATGGCGACGAGGTCGGGCAGGTGAAAGACGGGGGCGGTGCTGGTGGTGGTCGTTTGTAGGTTAGTCATGCGTCTTCTTGGTCGGACTGTTGGGATGCGCTAAAGACGTGGAAGTCTGGACCCAGGTTGGCGGATTGGGGCGCAGCATGGCAAATCGAGGCTTCAGATGGTGAAACCTCGGAGGAAGGTTGAGACAGGCGTTCGGATGGGGTCTGGATGAACAGCGTGTGAGTCTGTCGGACGTGGGCTGCCGACTGAGGCTCGACTGGATAAGGGACGATTTAAGTCAGGTCCAGGGCTTGGCATTCGTTTCGGGGTCTGCGGTTGCGATGGGATCGAGGTCTATCCTGGGGGATATAGACTAGCTCAGGTTCAGAATCGTCGGGTTAAACCGGATTGAGGCTGAAGCAGGCGATCGCATTCTGCCGGGTTTGTTCGGCGAGGTCATGGAAAGACACACCCCGCAGTTGGGCCAGGGTTTCGGCAACATGGCGCACGAAGGCGGGTTCGTTGCGTTTGCCCCGCTTGGGAACGGGGGCGAGAAAGGGACAGTCGGTTTCAATCAAGAGGCGATCGTCGGGAACAAGCTTGGCTGACTCTTGCAGGGTTTGGGCATTTTTGAAGGTGACGATACCACTAAAACTAATATAAAACCCCAAATCCAGAAACGCTTGGGTCTCTTCGGGGGTTCCAGCCCAACAGTGCATGACACCTCGTGGCTGAGCGCCCAGGGTCCGAAACTGCTGTAATTCCTCCACTAGGGCGCTAGCTGCGTCACGACAGTGGATAATCACGGGCAAGTTTAGGGCTTGGGCGATTTTTAATTGTCCCTGCAGAGCGGCGGTTTGCTGGGGGCGGTTGTCAGACTTAAAAAAGTCCAACCCCGTCTCACCAATGGCCACCACCCGGCGCTCTTCTTGAGCCAAACGATGAATCTCTCTTGCGAGGTCCTCGGTCCAATCCTGGGCCTCAAGGGGATGCAACCCCACGGCTAATGACAACTCCGGCACTTGGGCGGCAATGGCCTGAGTCCGGGAAAATTCCCGGGGATGCACGCAGGAGTGAATCAGTTGGCTGACTCCTGCGGCCCGCCAGCGATCGCGAACTTGCTCGAAGTCCGCCTCGAAACGGTCAAAGTTGACGTGAACGTGGGTGTCAATAAGCGTCATGCGATCGGCTCAATGGGCTGCGGCCGCACAGGTTACGCGGCGGTGGTGTTATCTTGCTTCAGGGCTTTAGCTAGACGGGCCTTCTTACGAGCGCCGGTATTACGGTGCAGGACACCTCGTTTCACGGCCTTATCAATTTTGCTGTAGGCCTCGTTCATACGCTGTTGAACTTCCTCCAAGGCCTCAGAACTGGGATTACTTTGGTAGGCATCCGCTGCGGCAAAGTACTTCTTCATCAGCGTCCGGATGGCTGACTTGTAGGACTTATTGCGTAAGCGGTTGCGCTCGTTGATTTGAACACGTTTGATTGCAGACTTGATGTTTGCCACCGATTAACTCCCCTATTATACTTCAATTCTGTTAACGTTTGCTTGGGCGGTTCTTACCAGACATACTAATATAGCATCTCATTTGTGAGAAGTGGCGCTTTCTGAAAAAATCCGCGCTAAGCTGATAGGGTAGTCAGTCTAAGCGAGATCGTTCCCTCCGGCTCCGAGGCGGGCGATCGCCAGGAAAGCCTGGATATGTATTTGGGGCAGACACGCGCGGAGGCATTCTGTAACATCTCATGCTGCGAATCATCACTGAGCGACCTGAAGCCGAGTCCGAGTTACGGCGAATCATGAACCGCACCCAGTCTGACGGGGTG harbors:
- a CDS encoding TatD family hydrolase, with amino-acid sequence MTLIDTHVHVNFDRFEADFEQVRDRWRAAGVSQLIHSCVHPREFSRTQAIAAQVPELSLAVGLHPLEAQDWTEDLAREIHRLAQEERRVVAIGETGLDFFKSDNRPQQTAALQGQLKIAQALNLPVIIHCRDAASALVEELQQFRTLGAQPRGVMHCWAGTPEETQAFLDLGFYISFSGIVTFKNAQTLQESAKLVPDDRLLIETDCPFLAPVPKRGKRNEPAFVRHVAETLAQLRGVSFHDLAEQTRQNAIACFSLNPV
- the rpoB gene encoding DNA-directed RNA polymerase subunit beta — protein: MTNLQTTTTSTAPVFHLPDLVAIQRSSFRWFLEEGLIEELNSFSPITDYTGKLELHFIGRNYKLKEPKYSVDESKRRDSSYAVQMYVPTRLINKETGEIKEQEVFIGDLPLMTERGTFIINGAERVIVNQIVRSPGVYYKSDVDKNGRRTYNASLIPNRGAWLKFETDRNGLVWVRIDKTRKLSAQVLLKALGLSDAEISDRIRHYDFFEKTIEKEGQFSEEDALMELYRKLRPGEPPTVSGGLSLLESRFFDPKRYDLGRVGRYKLNKKLRLNVPDSTRVLTSDDILAAVDYLINLEFDMGQIDDIDHLGNRRVRSVGELLQNQVRVGLNRLERIIKERMTVSDADTLTPASLVNPKPLVAAIKEFFGSSQLSQFMDQTNPLAELTHKRRISALGPGGLTRERAGFAVRDIHPSHYGRICPIETPEGPNAGLIGSLATHARVSSYGFIETPYYRVENGRVMRENAPIYMTADEEDDLRVAPGDIPINPEGYIQGDQVPVRYRQDFTTTTPDQVDFVAVSPVQIISVATSLIPFIEHDDANRALMGSNMQRQAVPLLRPERPLVGTGLEAQAARDSGMVIVSRTPGVVTYVDSERILVRPTVEDADSNGLPEIIEYELQKYQRSNQDTCLNQRPIVFEGDEVEAGQVLADGSATEGGELALGQNILVAYMPWEGYNYEDSILISERLVMDDVYTSIHIEKYEIEARQTKLGPEEITREIPNVGEDSLRHLDESGIIRIGAWVESGEILVGKVTPKGESDQPPEEKLLRAIFGEKARDVRDNSLRVPNGEKGRVVDVRVFTREQGDELPPGANMVVRVYVALKRKIQVGDKMAGRHGNKGIISRILPQEDMPYLPDGTPLDIVLSPLGVPSRMNVGQIFECMLAWAGDNLNARFKMVPFDEMHGTDQSRQTVNRKLQQARDKTGKDWVYDPDNAGKIQVYDGRTGDPFDQPVTVGKAYMLKLVHLVDDKIHARSTGPYSLVTQQPLGGKAQQGGQRFGEMEVWALEAFGAAYTLQELLTVKSDDMQGRNEALNAIVKGKAIPRPGTPESFKVLMRELQSLCLDIAVHKVGADEDGNSLDAEVDLMSDVSSRRAPNRPTYESMAKGGDDED
- the rpsT gene encoding 30S ribosomal protein S20; translated protein: MANIKSAIKRVQINERNRLRNKSYKSAIRTLMKKYFAAADAYQSNPSSEALEEVQQRMNEAYSKIDKAVKRGVLHRNTGARKKARLAKALKQDNTTAA